One genomic region from Streptomyces sp. NBC_00582 encodes:
- a CDS encoding AraC family transcriptional regulator, translating to MVPRDVAGGDPSRSGAIPRLDFNPPEERVPGLEIVDLATLHERRRRRNSRPDAVHRVDFHTLTIVTEGNGEHAIDFVTHPCRPGTLMWIRPGQVQRFVDPGTTNGTYLLFTPAFPPHFSSAERLVNEWYGPVCWQLGADPAYAVLSALLGQMRAEYERTEQAVSAEILQLLLATVLLQIDRLPHPDGGGDPDAGGEVYARFRAELERSYATTRRAADYAHRLGYTVKTLTRACTAATGQPVKHVIDGRVALEARRLLAHTDEPVATIARRLGFPEPTNFGKFFTRCTGVTPGTFRLTHQGG from the coding sequence ATGGTTCCCCGGGACGTGGCCGGTGGTGATCCCTCCCGGAGCGGCGCGATCCCCCGGCTCGACTTCAATCCGCCCGAGGAACGCGTCCCCGGGCTCGAGATCGTCGACCTGGCGACCCTGCATGAACGGCGCCGCCGTCGCAACAGTCGGCCCGACGCGGTGCACCGGGTGGACTTCCACACCCTCACCATCGTCACGGAGGGCAATGGGGAGCACGCGATCGACTTCGTGACCCATCCCTGCCGCCCCGGAACCCTGATGTGGATCCGGCCCGGGCAGGTCCAGCGTTTCGTCGACCCCGGAACCACCAACGGCACGTACCTCCTCTTCACGCCTGCCTTCCCGCCGCACTTCAGCAGCGCCGAGAGGCTGGTGAACGAGTGGTACGGCCCCGTGTGCTGGCAGCTGGGCGCCGACCCCGCATACGCAGTCCTGTCCGCTCTGCTGGGCCAGATGCGCGCCGAGTACGAGCGCACCGAGCAGGCCGTGTCGGCGGAGATCCTCCAACTCCTGCTGGCCACCGTGCTGTTGCAGATCGACCGGCTACCCCATCCGGATGGTGGCGGTGACCCGGACGCCGGCGGCGAGGTCTACGCCCGCTTCCGCGCCGAACTGGAACGCTCCTACGCCACCACCCGCCGCGCCGCCGACTACGCCCACCGCCTCGGCTACACCGTCAAGACCCTCACCCGCGCCTGCACGGCCGCCACCGGACAACCCGTCAAACATGTCATCGACGGCCGGGTCGCCCTGGAGGCCAGGCGGCTGCTCGCGCACACCGACGAACCGGTGGCGACCATCGCCCGGCGCCTCGGCTTCCCCGAACCCACCAACTTCGGCAAGTTCTTCACCCGCTGCACCGGCGTCACTCCGGGCACCTTCCGCCTGACGCACCAGGGCGGTTAG
- a CDS encoding TetR/AcrR family transcriptional regulator C-terminal domain-containing protein, translated as MVGISAQAGSAARQRAPLSRERVLGTAVALADEGGVDALSMRRIAQALGVVPMALYKHVANKNELLDGMIDVLVQEIDPPAEGTDWKTAVRRRVLSARRMLLRHPWAPEVIEARTKARVTPTPAVLAYLDSMVGIFRAGGFPIGLVHHALHVMGSRLLGFSQELFEDTPDRAPDPDAPPPEEMAARYPHLTALAAAVAHDEDSVVGAGCDDQAEFEFALDLTLDGLERLLRAS; from the coding sequence TTGGTGGGGATCAGCGCACAGGCCGGCTCCGCCGCGCGGCAGCGCGCGCCCCTGAGCAGGGAGCGGGTGCTGGGCACCGCCGTCGCCCTGGCCGACGAGGGCGGGGTCGACGCGCTCAGCATGCGCAGGATCGCGCAGGCGCTCGGTGTCGTGCCCATGGCGCTGTACAAGCACGTGGCCAACAAGAACGAGCTGCTGGACGGCATGATCGACGTCCTCGTCCAGGAGATCGACCCGCCGGCCGAGGGCACCGACTGGAAGACCGCCGTACGCCGGCGGGTGCTGTCGGCCCGCCGGATGCTGCTGCGTCACCCGTGGGCGCCCGAGGTGATCGAGGCGCGGACCAAGGCGAGGGTCACGCCCACCCCCGCCGTCCTGGCGTATCTCGACTCGATGGTCGGGATCTTCCGGGCCGGGGGCTTCCCGATCGGCCTGGTGCACCACGCGCTGCACGTCATGGGCAGCCGCCTGCTGGGCTTCTCCCAGGAGCTGTTCGAGGACACCCCCGACCGCGCGCCGGACCCGGACGCGCCGCCGCCCGAGGAGATGGCGGCGCGCTACCCCCACCTCACCGCCCTCGCCGCGGCGGTCGCCCATGACGAGGACTCCGTCGTCGGCGCGGGCTGCGACGACCAGGCCGAGTTCGAGTTCGCCCTGGATCTGACGCTGGACGGCCTCGAACGGCTCCTGCGCGCGTCCTGA
- a CDS encoding SpoIIE family protein phosphatase, with protein MDLDETLSALCGAAVPAFADTLFVHLYAPLPAGEAPAADPRVLRLHRTERSAAPPSGTPVRAAEVVRSSATGPLTGLLRKGRPAFGDTPGIAAALAELLGAANVPHAVPPGRRLILAPLHGRGHVLGSLVLVRAPGRPEFTRDDLLVASQLAGHTALGIDKAVVYMREASLADALQRTMLPPSLPEPPGVRLASRYLPSSRTAQVGGDWYDAIPLPGNRVALVIGDVMGHSMTSAAIMGQLRTVVQTLAGLDLPPDEVLHHLDEQAERLGSEHTATCLYAMYDPVLHRVLLSNAGHPPPLLLHPDGTGEVLRIPPGAPIGVGGGGFESVELHAPTGATLLLYTDGLVESRDSDVLTGVERLRARLGAAASSTAPLEQLCDDALGVLGAGDRDDDIALLAARFEGILPETVAYWYLAPRPQTAGQARRLTRRTLHEWGLDALTESTELLVSEVVANAVRFATRPVTLRLLRTDVLRCEVGDDSPLVPRMRQARPNDEGGRGLFLVNALAGRWGATRLSTGKVVWFEQPLPGGRRRDR; from the coding sequence ATGGACCTCGACGAGACGCTCTCCGCGCTGTGCGGGGCGGCCGTCCCCGCCTTCGCCGACACGCTCTTCGTCCACCTGTACGCGCCCCTCCCGGCCGGCGAGGCGCCCGCGGCCGACCCCCGGGTCCTGCGACTGCACCGGACGGAACGGTCGGCCGCGCCCCCTTCCGGCACCCCCGTCCGGGCGGCCGAGGTCGTACGGTCCTCCGCCACCGGTCCGCTCACCGGACTGCTGCGGAAGGGACGGCCGGCGTTCGGCGACACCCCGGGCATCGCAGCAGCCCTGGCCGAGCTGCTGGGCGCGGCGAACGTCCCCCACGCCGTCCCGCCCGGCCGGCGGCTGATCCTCGCCCCGCTGCACGGCCGCGGCCATGTCCTCGGCAGCCTGGTCCTGGTCCGCGCCCCCGGCCGGCCGGAGTTCACCCGCGACGACCTGCTCGTGGCCTCCCAGCTCGCCGGGCACACCGCCCTCGGCATCGACAAGGCCGTGGTGTACATGCGGGAGGCGTCCCTCGCCGACGCCCTCCAGCGCACCATGCTCCCGCCGTCGCTGCCCGAACCGCCCGGCGTCCGGCTCGCCAGCCGCTATCTGCCGTCCTCACGGACCGCCCAGGTCGGCGGCGACTGGTACGACGCGATCCCGCTGCCCGGCAACCGGGTCGCGCTGGTCATCGGCGATGTGATGGGGCACTCCATGACCTCGGCGGCGATCATGGGCCAGCTCCGCACCGTCGTACAGACCCTGGCCGGGCTCGACCTGCCCCCGGACGAGGTCCTGCACCACCTCGACGAACAGGCCGAGCGGCTGGGCAGCGAACACACGGCGACCTGCCTCTACGCCATGTACGACCCCGTGCTGCACCGGGTGCTGCTGTCCAACGCCGGACATCCCCCACCCCTGCTGCTGCACCCCGACGGCACCGGCGAGGTGCTGCGGATACCGCCGGGTGCGCCGATCGGCGTGGGCGGCGGCGGCTTCGAGTCCGTCGAGCTGCACGCGCCGACCGGAGCGACCCTGCTGCTCTACACCGACGGCCTGGTGGAGTCCCGTGACTCCGACGTCCTCACCGGCGTGGAACGGCTGCGGGCCCGGCTCGGGGCCGCCGCGTCCAGCACCGCACCGCTCGAGCAGCTGTGCGACGACGCGCTGGGTGTGCTCGGTGCCGGGGACCGGGACGACGACATCGCGCTGCTCGCCGCCCGCTTCGAGGGCATCCTGCCGGAGACCGTCGCCTACTGGTACCTGGCACCGCGCCCGCAGACCGCCGGCCAGGCCCGCCGGCTGACCCGCAGAACCCTGCACGAGTGGGGTCTGGACGCCCTGACGGAGTCCACCGAGCTGCTGGTGAGCGAGGTCGTGGCGAACGCCGTGCGCTTCGCCACCCGGCCGGTCACCCTGCGGCTGCTGCGCACGGACGTACTGCGCTGCGAGGTCGGCGACGACTCGCCCCTCGTACCGAGGATGCGGCAGGCCCGGCCGAACGACGAGGGCGGCCGGGGCCTGTTCCTGGTCAACGCGCTCGCCGGGCGCTGGGGGGCGACGAGGCTGAGCACGGGCAAGGTGGTCTGGTTCGAGCAACCGCTGCCGGGGGGCCGGCGCCGGGATCGGTGA
- a CDS encoding MBL fold metallo-hydrolase, producing MNGTVTVLDKGAVRIHSYMSPADTFHATTQLIETPARIVVIDAQLNPAYADEAVAYAKGLGKPLDRLIITHAHPDHYNGADRFGAPVHVLPVVREQIAARPAAQLPSGVVVPATDLPSSVDITPGTEVIDGVRFVFEAVSGGEAADELLVKLPDQGVLVAQDLVYNDVHLYLGNDDITGWQQAVDALAAETGYDTILAGHGLPAGPEVYASIRQYLADARELLGDDGEAYKKAIVDRHPSHVGPFIIDIANRSLFGVGH from the coding sequence ATGAACGGCACGGTCACGGTCCTCGACAAGGGCGCGGTCCGCATCCACAGCTACATGTCCCCGGCGGACACCTTCCACGCCACCACCCAGCTGATCGAGACCCCGGCCCGGATCGTCGTGATCGACGCCCAGCTGAACCCCGCCTACGCCGACGAGGCCGTCGCCTACGCCAAGGGCCTCGGCAAGCCGCTGGACCGCCTGATCATCACCCACGCCCACCCCGACCACTACAACGGCGCCGACCGCTTCGGCGCGCCGGTCCACGTACTGCCCGTGGTGCGCGAGCAGATCGCCGCACGCCCCGCCGCCCAGCTGCCCAGCGGCGTGGTCGTCCCGGCCACCGACCTGCCCTCCAGCGTGGACATCACCCCGGGCACCGAGGTCATCGACGGCGTCCGGTTCGTCTTCGAGGCCGTCTCCGGCGGGGAGGCCGCCGACGAACTCCTCGTCAAGCTGCCCGACCAGGGCGTCCTGGTCGCCCAGGACCTCGTCTACAACGACGTCCACCTCTACCTGGGCAACGACGACATCACGGGCTGGCAGCAGGCCGTCGACGCCCTGGCCGCGGAGACCGGCTACGACACGATCCTCGCCGGCCACGGCCTGCCCGCGGGGCCGGAGGTTTACGCCAGTATCCGCCAGTACCTCGCCGACGCCCGCGAACTGCTCGGCGACGACGGCGAGGCGTACAAGAAGGCGATCGTGGACCGCCACCCCTCCCATGTCGGCCCGTTCATCATCGACATCGCCAACCGGTCCCTCTTCGGCGTCGGTCACTGA
- a CDS encoding alpha/beta hydrolase, producing the protein MSFSSTVQARGVQLLLGRVMSRVHKDLRATEVPTHTEALRVETGAGPVACTVYRPTTTTETPAPVYVNFHGGGFVVARPEQDDHICRSIAATAGCVVINVDYAVAPQRPFPAPVTQAYDVTAWVADNGTAGGWDGSRLAVGGHSAGANLTAAVCRLARDRGTFTPRLQILDSAPLDQLADPATKRSLIAKPLLTPGLMRIFTDAYVPDPADRSDPLVSPALADDLAGLPPALVITAENDRLRDEGDAYAKALEAAGVPVTHRVFEGVDHYFTHTGPVPAAREAITLMATTLRTALGA; encoded by the coding sequence ATGTCGTTCAGCTCAACCGTCCAGGCCAGAGGCGTCCAGTTGCTGCTCGGTCGCGTGATGTCCCGCGTGCACAAGGACCTGCGCGCCACCGAGGTCCCGACGCACACCGAGGCCCTCCGGGTGGAGACCGGCGCCGGCCCGGTGGCCTGCACCGTCTACCGCCCCACCACCACGACCGAGACCCCCGCCCCCGTGTACGTCAACTTCCACGGCGGGGGTTTCGTCGTCGCCCGCCCGGAACAGGACGACCACATCTGCCGCTCCATAGCCGCCACGGCCGGCTGTGTCGTGATCAACGTGGACTACGCCGTCGCCCCGCAGCGGCCGTTCCCCGCACCCGTCACCCAGGCCTACGACGTCACCGCCTGGGTGGCGGACAACGGCACCGCGGGCGGCTGGGACGGGTCACGGCTCGCCGTCGGCGGCCACAGCGCCGGAGCCAATCTGACCGCGGCGGTCTGCCGCCTGGCCCGGGACCGCGGCACCTTCACCCCCCGGCTGCAGATCCTCGACTCGGCCCCGCTCGACCAGCTCGCCGACCCCGCCACCAAGCGCTCCCTAATCGCCAAACCGCTGCTCACCCCGGGTCTGATGCGGATCTTCACCGACGCCTACGTCCCCGACCCCGCCGACCGGTCCGATCCCCTCGTCTCCCCCGCACTGGCCGACGACCTCGCCGGTCTGCCGCCCGCCCTCGTCATCACCGCGGAGAACGACCGCCTGCGCGACGAGGGCGACGCCTACGCCAAGGCCCTGGAGGCCGCCGGCGTCCCCGTCACCCACCGTGTCTTCGAGGGGGTCGACCACTACTTCACCCACACCGGCCCGGTCCCCGCGGCCCGAGAGGCGATCACCCTGATGGCGACGACGCTGCGCACGGCGCTCGGCGCCTGA
- a CDS encoding FdhF/YdeP family oxidoreductase has protein sequence MKSTGPRKSSVGVPSVTESARHSLTEMGPGRSLRTLRGLNQADGFDCPSCAWGDPAPEHRKSPELCENGVKAVAWEATRKRVGAEFFAEHSVADLRERDGHWLEAQGRLTRPMRLAPGATHYTPVSWEEALALVADRLRGLTDPDRAVFYTSGRTSNEAAFLYQLLARRLGTNNLPDCSNMCHESSGAALGETLGLGKGLIAYDDIADHADLIVVVGQNPATCHPRMLTALEQAKRRGARIIAANPLPEAGFGRFHNPRTPRGLLGPGTRLADRWLPVRVNGDLALFAGLNKALIAHEDARPGSALDHDFIDRHCEGFEAAAAAWRALDWRSLETMAGLSRRTIEDCAAEVLAADGIVVCWAMGLTQHRNAVATLREIVNFLLLRGNVGRPGAGPAPIRGHSNVQGDRTMGIWEKMPDAFLDRLRDEFGFEPPRAHGLDTVDAIRAMRDGGVDVFIGLGGNFAAATPDTEVTEAALARCSLTVHIATKLNRSHLCHGTEALLLPCLGRTERDVQARGEQFVTVEDTMAMVHASHGRLPPGSPHLRSEVAIIADLGRELFGDGDGDGGEARDGAGDGLGWRAMRDDYAVIRRHIEHVVPGFHAFEQRVRRPGGFMLPRPPRDSRTFPTPTGKARFTVNPPTAADVPPGHLLLTTVRSHDQFNTTVYGFDDRYRGIKGGRRVVLVNGDDLRDLGLYDGDLVDLVSVSPDGERRADGFRAVRYPTPRGCAAAYYPETNVLVALDSTAETSNTPVTKSVLIRVEPSGGGTRLTPRPA, from the coding sequence ATGAAGTCCACGGGACCGAGGAAGTCCAGCGTCGGGGTGCCCAGCGTCACCGAGTCCGCGCGCCACTCCCTGACCGAGATGGGACCGGGGCGCAGTCTGCGGACACTGCGCGGCCTGAACCAGGCCGACGGTTTCGACTGCCCGAGCTGCGCCTGGGGCGACCCGGCGCCCGAGCACCGCAAGAGCCCGGAGCTCTGTGAGAACGGGGTGAAGGCCGTCGCCTGGGAGGCCACCCGCAAGCGCGTCGGCGCGGAGTTCTTCGCCGAGCACTCCGTCGCCGACCTGCGCGAGCGCGACGGCCACTGGCTGGAGGCACAGGGGCGGCTGACCCGGCCGATGCGGCTCGCCCCCGGCGCGACCCACTACACCCCCGTGTCGTGGGAGGAGGCGCTCGCCCTCGTCGCCGACCGGCTGCGCGGCCTCACCGACCCCGACCGGGCCGTCTTCTACACCAGCGGCCGTACGAGCAACGAGGCCGCCTTCCTCTACCAGTTGCTGGCGCGCAGGCTCGGCACGAACAACCTCCCGGACTGCTCGAACATGTGCCACGAGTCGAGCGGCGCGGCCCTCGGCGAGACCCTCGGCCTGGGCAAGGGCCTGATCGCGTACGACGACATCGCCGACCACGCGGATCTGATCGTCGTCGTCGGCCAGAACCCCGCGACCTGTCACCCCCGGATGCTGACCGCGCTCGAACAGGCCAAGCGGCGCGGCGCCCGGATCATCGCCGCCAACCCGCTCCCCGAGGCCGGTTTCGGCCGCTTCCACAACCCCCGGACCCCGCGCGGGCTCCTCGGCCCGGGCACCCGGCTCGCCGACCGCTGGCTCCCGGTGCGCGTCAACGGCGATCTGGCCCTGTTCGCCGGCCTGAACAAGGCACTGATCGCCCACGAGGACGCCCGGCCGGGCTCCGCCCTCGACCACGACTTCATCGACCGCCACTGCGAGGGCTTCGAAGCGGCGGCAGCGGCCTGGCGGGCCCTGGACTGGCGGAGCCTGGAGACGATGGCCGGTCTGTCCCGCCGTACGATCGAGGACTGCGCGGCGGAGGTGCTCGCCGCGGACGGGATCGTCGTCTGCTGGGCCATGGGCCTCACCCAGCACCGCAACGCGGTGGCCACTCTCCGCGAGATCGTGAACTTCCTGCTGCTGCGCGGCAACGTCGGACGCCCCGGCGCCGGGCCCGCCCCGATCCGCGGGCACAGCAACGTCCAGGGCGACCGCACCATGGGTATCTGGGAGAAGATGCCGGACGCGTTCCTGGACCGGCTGCGCGACGAGTTCGGCTTCGAACCGCCCCGCGCGCACGGGCTCGACACCGTCGACGCGATCAGGGCCATGCGCGACGGCGGGGTGGACGTGTTCATCGGCCTCGGCGGCAACTTCGCCGCCGCCACGCCCGACACCGAGGTCACCGAGGCCGCGCTGGCCCGCTGCTCCCTCACCGTCCACATCGCGACCAAGCTGAACCGGTCTCATCTGTGCCACGGCACCGAGGCGCTGCTGCTGCCCTGCCTCGGCCGCACCGAGCGCGATGTGCAGGCCCGCGGCGAACAGTTCGTCACGGTCGAGGACACCATGGCCATGGTCCACGCCTCGCACGGCAGGCTCCCGCCGGGATCGCCGCACCTGCGCAGCGAGGTCGCCATCATCGCCGACCTGGGGCGGGAGCTCTTCGGTGACGGCGACGGCGACGGCGGCGAGGCGCGCGACGGTGCGGGCGACGGGCTCGGCTGGCGGGCCATGCGCGACGACTACGCCGTGATCCGCCGCCACATCGAGCACGTGGTCCCCGGCTTCCACGCCTTCGAGCAGCGCGTACGCCGGCCCGGCGGCTTCATGCTGCCCAGGCCGCCGCGCGACTCGCGCACCTTCCCCACCCCGACCGGGAAGGCGCGGTTCACCGTCAACCCGCCGACCGCGGCCGACGTCCCGCCCGGCCACCTGCTGTTGACGACCGTGCGCTCCCACGACCAGTTCAACACCACCGTCTACGGCTTCGACGACCGCTACCGGGGCATCAAGGGCGGCCGGCGGGTCGTCCTCGTCAACGGCGACGACCTGCGCGACCTCGGGCTGTACGACGGTGACCTGGTCGACCTGGTGAGTGTCAGCCCCGACGGTGAGCGCCGCGCCGACGGCTTCCGCGCCGTCCGCTACCCGACACCGCGGGGCTGTGCCGCCGCCTACTACCCGGAGACGAACGTGCTGGTCGCCCTGGACTCCACGGCGGAGACCAGCAACACCCCCGTCACCAAGTCCGTCCTGATCCGCGTCGAACCCTCCGGCGGCGGGACCCGGCTCACCCCACGCCCAGCGTGA
- a CDS encoding nitrile hydratase accessory protein — translation MTAAQRPDTGAADADAARRRVEDLVCGLPGADRPFDAPWEPRAFALAVAAHQGGHYAWSEFQETLIESIRRWEREPDGEPWSYYAHWLEALESVLAGRGTLSRAGLAERTRTVLSTPRDAGHHRAHRDPVAVSPADLPAPP, via the coding sequence ATGACCGCCGCACAGCGGCCGGACACCGGCGCGGCCGACGCCGACGCCGCGCGCCGCCGGGTCGAGGACCTGGTCTGCGGTCTGCCGGGCGCCGACCGTCCCTTCGACGCCCCGTGGGAGCCGCGCGCCTTCGCCCTGGCGGTCGCCGCGCACCAGGGCGGCCACTACGCGTGGAGCGAGTTCCAGGAGACGCTCATCGAGTCCATCCGGCGCTGGGAGAGGGAGCCGGACGGCGAGCCGTGGAGCTACTACGCCCACTGGCTCGAGGCACTGGAGTCGGTCCTCGCGGGCCGGGGGACCCTGTCCCGGGCCGGCCTGGCCGAACGGACACGGACGGTCCTGTCCACACCCCGCGACGCCGGTCACCACCGGGCCCACCGCGATCCGGTGGCCGTCTCCCCGGCCGACCTTCCCGCACCACCGTGA
- a CDS encoding NAD(P)-dependent alcohol dehydrogenase, giving the protein MKAIVQERFGPPEVLRPAEIDRPTVGAGQVLVRVRAAALNPYDWHMLRGDPYVARLIGGVGLTRPRQRVAGIDAAGQVEAVGAGVQGLRPGDEVLGFCPGAFAEYARTTPDLLVPKPPGLTFAQAAAVPMGAVTALRGIRTVGRVRAGQRVLVNGAAGGVGTFAVQIAAALDAEVTAVCSAGNAGLVRSLGAAHVVDHAREDFTERHGRYDVILDNVGNHPPARLRRALTPTGTLVANGGGSPGRVFGAVGSLLRTAALDTVVRQRLRPILPSAPSGPTHEDLLAVTALVDSGRLTPVVDRTYALADTAEGLRHVERGHARGKAVITVP; this is encoded by the coding sequence ATGAAGGCGATCGTCCAGGAGCGGTTCGGGCCGCCGGAGGTGCTGCGGCCGGCCGAGATCGACCGGCCCACGGTCGGGGCCGGCCAGGTGCTGGTACGGGTGCGCGCCGCGGCGCTCAACCCGTACGACTGGCACATGCTGCGCGGCGACCCGTACGTGGCCCGGCTGATCGGAGGCGTGGGACTGACCCGGCCCAGGCAGCGGGTGGCCGGGATCGACGCGGCCGGGCAGGTGGAGGCGGTCGGCGCCGGGGTGCAGGGGCTCCGGCCCGGCGACGAGGTCCTCGGCTTCTGCCCGGGCGCCTTCGCCGAGTACGCGCGCACCACCCCCGACCTGCTGGTCCCCAAGCCTCCGGGCCTCACCTTCGCGCAGGCGGCGGCCGTACCGATGGGCGCGGTGACCGCCCTGCGCGGCATCCGGACGGTCGGCCGGGTGCGGGCGGGACAGCGGGTCCTGGTCAACGGGGCCGCCGGGGGCGTGGGCACGTTCGCCGTGCAGATCGCCGCCGCCCTCGACGCGGAGGTCACCGCGGTCTGCAGCGCCGGCAACGCCGGCCTGGTGCGCTCACTGGGCGCCGCCCACGTCGTCGACCACGCCCGGGAGGACTTCACCGAGCGGCACGGGCGCTACGACGTGATCCTCGACAACGTTGGAAACCACCCGCCGGCCCGACTGCGCCGGGCGCTCACGCCGACCGGCACCCTGGTGGCCAACGGCGGCGGCTCGCCCGGCCGGGTGTTCGGCGCCGTCGGCTCCCTGCTGCGCACGGCCGCGCTCGACACGGTCGTACGGCAGCGGCTCCGCCCGATCCTGCCGTCCGCCCCGTCCGGACCGACGCACGAGGACCTGCTCGCCGTCACCGCCCTCGTCGACTCCGGCCGGCTCACCCCGGTCGTCGACCGCACCTACGCGCTGGCCGACACGGCCGAGGGTCTGCGCCACGTGGAGCGGGGCCATGCGCGGGGCAAGGCCGTGATCACCGTGCCGTGA
- a CDS encoding class I SAM-dependent DNA methyltransferase: MRLDRTGQAEAFDAIGDRYDEAFPHKEGQVASAEWLLTSLPAGARVLDLGCGTGLPTARRLAEGGCAVVGVDLSAGMIALSRAHVPTGVFHRADIADLRPGGPLDLGRFEAVAAFFSLLMLPRAEIPLALRTVHHLLVPDGLFTLSMVEADVDDFSIPFIGSTIRVSGYLRDELRAVVEGAGFEILEESSYTYAPATADVQPEVQIFLRCRRHT; encoded by the coding sequence ATGCGGCTCGACCGCACCGGTCAGGCCGAGGCCTTCGACGCCATCGGCGACCGGTACGACGAGGCCTTCCCGCACAAGGAGGGCCAGGTCGCGTCCGCCGAGTGGCTCCTCACGTCCCTGCCGGCCGGGGCCCGGGTCCTGGACCTGGGCTGCGGCACGGGCCTGCCGACCGCGCGCCGGCTGGCGGAGGGCGGCTGCGCGGTCGTCGGGGTCGACCTGTCGGCCGGCATGATCGCGCTGTCCCGGGCCCATGTGCCCACGGGGGTGTTCCACCGGGCGGACATCGCGGACCTGCGCCCCGGCGGCCCGCTCGACCTCGGCCGTTTCGAGGCGGTCGCGGCCTTCTTCTCCCTGCTGATGCTGCCGCGCGCCGAGATCCCCCTCGCCCTGCGCACGGTCCACCATCTCCTGGTCCCGGACGGGCTGTTCACGCTGTCGATGGTGGAGGCCGACGTGGACGACTTCTCGATCCCGTTCATCGGCAGCACCATCCGGGTCTCCGGCTACCTCAGGGACGAACTGCGCGCGGTCGTGGAGGGGGCGGGTTTCGAGATCCTCGAGGAGTCCTCGTACACGTACGCCCCGGCGACCGCGGACGTCCAGCCCGAGGTGCAGATCTTCCTGCGCTGCCGACGGCACACCTGA
- a CDS encoding glutathione-independent formaldehyde dehydrogenase: MKAVVYEKPFSVTVREVDDPSIQHPNDVLVRVTSTAICGSDLHMYEGRTAAEAGIVFGHENLGIVEETGSGVTSLSKGDRVVMPFNVACGFCKNCLAGKTGFCLTVNPGFAGGAYGYVAMGPFIGGQAERLRVPYADFNCLKLPPGEEFETDFVLLADIFPTGYHGCELAMVSPGESVAVFGAGPVGLMAAYSALLRGAAKVFSVDRVPERLAKAEEIGAIPIDFTQGDPAAQIKEQTAGEGTDKGVDAVGYQAQSHDASHEEPAVVLNTLVETVRPTGMLGVPGLYVPSDPGGPDDHAKHGQLLVSIGRMFEKGQQMGTGQCNVKRYNRQLRDMIIAKRAKPSFVVSHELPLEEAPSAYEKFDQRIEGYTKVVLHPGHALAA, translated from the coding sequence GTGAAAGCCGTTGTCTACGAGAAGCCCTTCAGCGTCACCGTGAGAGAGGTCGACGATCCGTCCATCCAGCACCCCAACGACGTGCTGGTACGGGTCACGTCCACCGCGATCTGCGGATCCGACCTGCACATGTACGAGGGCCGCACGGCCGCCGAGGCGGGCATCGTCTTCGGGCACGAGAACCTCGGCATCGTCGAGGAGACCGGTTCCGGAGTGACCTCGCTGTCCAAGGGCGACCGAGTCGTCATGCCCTTCAACGTCGCCTGTGGATTCTGCAAGAACTGTCTCGCCGGGAAGACCGGATTCTGTCTGACCGTGAATCCAGGATTCGCCGGCGGGGCCTACGGCTATGTGGCCATGGGCCCGTTCATCGGCGGGCAGGCGGAGCGACTGCGGGTGCCCTACGCCGATTTCAACTGTCTGAAGCTGCCGCCGGGCGAGGAGTTCGAAACCGACTTCGTGTTGCTCGCCGACATCTTCCCGACCGGCTACCACGGCTGCGAACTCGCCATGGTGTCCCCCGGTGAGAGCGTCGCCGTCTTCGGCGCCGGCCCGGTCGGTCTGATGGCCGCCTATTCGGCGCTGCTGCGCGGCGCGGCCAAGGTGTTCTCCGTGGACCGGGTGCCCGAGCGGCTCGCCAAGGCCGAGGAGATCGGGGCGATCCCGATCGACTTCACCCAGGGCGACCCGGCCGCCCAGATCAAGGAACAGACCGCCGGCGAAGGCACCGACAAGGGCGTCGACGCCGTCGGCTACCAGGCCCAGTCGCACGACGCGAGCCACGAGGAACCCGCCGTCGTCCTCAACACGCTCGTCGAGACGGTACGGCCGACCGGCATGCTCGGCGTCCCCGGTCTGTACGTCCCGTCCGACCCCGGCGGGCCCGACGACCACGCCAAGCACGGCCAGCTCCTGGTCTCCATCGGCAGGATGTTCGAGAAGGGCCAGCAGATGGGCACCGGGCAGTGCAACGTCAAGCGGTACAACCGCCAGCTGCGCGACATGATCATCGCCAAGCGCGCCAAGCCCAGTTTCGTGGTCTCCCACGAGCTGCCGCTGGAGGAGGCGCCGAGCGCGTACGAGAAGTTCGACCAGCGGATCGAGGGGTACACGAAGGTCGTACTCCATCCCGGCCACGCCCTCGCGGCGTAG